One Haemorhous mexicanus isolate bHaeMex1 chromosome 9, bHaeMex1.pri, whole genome shotgun sequence DNA segment encodes these proteins:
- the METTL18 gene encoding histidine protein methyltransferase 1 homolog, whose translation MDFQFNFAVDENENSEADTHFLLLCSPEHKQESREKSRGTADLAAKPSPKLAAAKHQDEAALKKNLCVKAAKEHSIPQDLNKALENKVMETVLGLSHVKLSVVEKTCSGDADSEGIVSKSVSSHSDLIPGVYEGGLKIWECTFDLMDYLSEAEIEFTNKTVLDLGCGAGLLGIVALQGEAARVHFQDYNSTVIDEITLPNVVANCISEGRRMGSGKDRKASKPPSKRPRKAEGSPDVLNRCRFFSGEWSQVSQLLSNSSKPCVKYDIILTSETIYNPDYYSALHDTLAQLLDRNGCVYLASKVHYFGVGGGVYLFEKFIEDKNVFKTRMVKTIDQGLQRCIMEIAFKNSC comes from the coding sequence atggattttcaatttaattttgctgttgATGAAAATGAGAACAGCGAGGCAGACACTCACTTCTTACTGCTGTGCTCTCCAGAACACAAGCAGGAATCCAGGGAAAAGAGCAGGGGAACTGCCGATCttgcagcaaagcccagcccgAAGCTGGCTGCTGCTAAGCACCAGGATGAGGCAGCTTTGAAGAAGAACCTCTGTGTGAAAGCTGCCAAGGAGCACAGCATTCCCCAAGATCTCAACAAAGCATTGGAAAATAAAGTCATGGAAACAGTATTGGGCCTGTCTCATGTAAAGCTGTCTGTAGTGGAAAAGACGTGTTCAGGTGATGCTGACAGCGAAGGCATTGTGTCCAAAAGTGTTTCTTCTCACTCTGATCTCATCCCAGGAGTCTATGAAGGAGGGCTGAAAATCTGGGAATGCACCTTTGATCTCATGGACTACTTGTCTGAGGCTGAAATAGAATTTACCAACAAGACTGTATTGGATcttggctgtggggctggattGTTGGGAATTGTTGCTTTACAGGGTGAAGCTGCCAGAGTCCATTTTCAGGACTACAACAGCACAGTGATTGATGAAATAACCTTGCCTAATGTGGTGGCCAACTGTATCAGTGAAGGCAGGAGGATGGGCAGTGGGAAGGACAGAAAAGCCAGCAAACCTCCTTCAAAGAGGCCCAGAAAAGCAGAGGGCTCACCTGATGTGCTCAACagatgcagatttttttctggagaatGGTCTCAAGTCAGCCAGCTCCTGTCAAACAGCAGCAAACCCTGTGTGAAGTACGATATAATTCTCACCTCTGAGACCATCTATAATCCTGACTACTACAGTGCTTTGCATGATACACTGGCTCAGCTCCTGGACAGAAATGGCTGTGTGTATTTGGCAAGCAAAGTGCATTATTTTGGAGTTGGTGGTGGTGTCTATCTCTTTGAGAAGTTCATTGAAGACAAAAACGTGTTTAAAACCAGGATGGTTAAAACAATTGATCAGGGTCTGCAGCGATGCATTATGGAAATTGCCTTTAAAAATTCCTGTTAA